The following coding sequences lie in one Chionomys nivalis chromosome 8, mChiNiv1.1, whole genome shotgun sequence genomic window:
- the LOC130879640 gene encoding olfactory receptor 5B12-like: MENSTEVTEFILAGLTDDPELQLALFFVFLLIYLCTVLGNVGMTGLILLDSHLHTPMYLFLSHLSLVDFGYSSAVTPKVMAGLISTDKIISHNACGTQFFFFVGFITTESFLLAAMAYDRYAAVCKPLHYTTIMTTNTCTCLIISSYVCGFLNSSIHTGNIFRLSFCKSNVIDHFFCDAPPLLALSCSDTTVSEMVIFFVVGFNALFSIVVISISYLFIFISILRMQSSEGRQKAFSTCASHLTAVSIFYGTVIFMYLQPSSSHTMGTDKVASVFYTMVIPMLNPLVYSLRNKEVKSAFKKAVKTAKSSVTFIF; this comes from the coding sequence ATGGAGAACAGTACAGAGGTGACTGAGTTCATTCTTGCAGGCTTAACAGATGACCCAGAGCTTCAGCTCGctctcttctttgtcttccttctcaTCTATCTCTGCACTGTGCTTGGGAACGTGGGAATGACAGGGCTGATTCTGCTGGACTCACACCTCCACACTCCCATGTACCTTTTCCTCAGTCACCTGTCTCTGGTGGACTTTGGTTATTCTTCAGCTGTCACTCCCAAGGTAATGGCAGGACTCATTTCAACAGATAAAATCATATCCCACAATGCTTGTGGCACCCAGTTCTTCTTCTTTGTGGGATTTATAACCACAGAAAGTTTCCTCCTGGCTGCCATGGCTTATGACCGCTATGCAGCAGTGTGTAAGCCCCTGCATTACACCACCATCATGACGACAAACACATGTACTTGTCTGATCATAAGCTCCTATGTCTGTGGCTTCCTGAATTCTTCCATCCACACTGGGAACATCTTTAGGCTCTCCTTCTGCAAATCCAATGTGATAGACCACTTCTTTTGTGATGCCCCTCCTCTACTGGCCCTCTCATGCTCAGACACCACTGTCAGTGAGATGGTAATTTTCTTTGTGGTGGGTTTTAATGCTCTCTTCTCTATTGTAGTCATCTCAATCTCCTATCTGTTTATATTCATCTCTATTCTGAGGATGCAATCATCTGAAGGGCGCCAGAAGGCCTTTTCTACCTGTGCTTCCCACCTCACTGCAGTCTCTATCTTCTATGGGACAGTCATCTTCATGTACTTACAGCCCAGTTCCAGTCACACCATGGGCACTGACAAGGTGGCATCTGTGTTCTATACCATGGTCATCCCCATGCTGAATCCTCTGgtctacagcctgaggaacaaagaggtcaagagtGCATTCAAAAAAGCTGTGAAAACTGCAAAATCTTCTGTAACATTCATATTTTAG
- the LOC130879647 gene encoding olfactory receptor 5B12-like, whose protein sequence is MENSTEVTEFILAGLTDDPELQIPLFIVFLLIYLCTVLGNVGMTGLILLDSRLHTPMYLFLSHLSLVDFGYSSAITPKVMAGLISTDKIISHNSCGTQFFFFVGFITTESFLLAAMAYDRYAAVCKPLHYTTIMTTNICVSLTVSSYVCGFLNSSIHTGNIFRLSFCKNNIIDHFFCDAPPLLSLSCSDTSVSEMVILFVVGFNDIFSIVVILISYLFIFITILKMRSSEGRQKAFSTCASHLTAVSIFYGSGIFMYLQPSSSHTMGTDKVASVFYTMVIPMLNPLVYSLRNKDVKSAFRKAVQLQNLL, encoded by the coding sequence ATGGAGAACAGTACAGAGGTGACTGAGTTCATTCTTGCAGGCTTAACAGATGACCCAGAGCTCCAGATCCCTCTCTTCATTGTCTTCCTTCTCATCTATCTCTGCACTGTGCTTGGGAACGTGGGAATGACAGGGCTGATTCTGCTGGACTCACGCCTCCACACTCCCATGTACCTTTTCCTCAGTCACCTGTCTCTGGTGGACTTTGGTTATTCTTCAGCTATCACTCCCAAGGTAATGGCAGGACTCATTTCAACAGATAAAATCATATCCCACAATTCTTGTGGCACCCAATTCTTCTTCTTTGTGGGATTTATTACCACAGAAAGTTTCCTCCTGGCTGCCATGGCTTATGACCGCTATGCAGCAGTGTGTAAGCCCCTGCATTACACCACCATCATGACGAcaaacatatgtgtttctctgaccgTAAGCTCCTATGTCTGTGGCTTCCTGAATTCTTCCATCCACACTGGGAACATCTTTAGGCTCTCCTTTTGCAAGAACAATATCATAGACCATTTCTTCTGTGATGCCCCTCCTCTACTGTCCCTCTCTTGTTCAGACACTTCTGTCAGTGAGATGGTGATTCTGTTCGTGGTGGGTTTCAATGATATCTTCTCCATTGTAGTTATCTTGATCTCCTATCTGTTTATATTCATCACTATTCTGAAGATGCGATCATCTGAAGGGCGTCAGAAGGCCTTTTCCACCTGTGCTTCCCACCTCACTGCAGTCTCTATCTTTTATGGGTCAGGCATATTCATGTACTTACAGCCCAGCTCCAGTCACACCATGGGCACTGACAAGGTGGCATCGGTGTTCTATACCATGGTCATCCCCATGCTGAATCCTCTGgtctacagcctgaggaacaaAGACGTCAAGAGTGCATTCAGAAAAGCTGTGCAATTGCAAAATCTTCTGTAA